Below is a genomic region from Pseudomonas svalbardensis.
CGAAGAGCGCGTATCGATGAGCTGGCGGAAGCGAATGCATATCGACGTTTAGATGAGATGGAAAGGGCCACTCCAGGTGCTCATTTTCTAGAAAAACATGGCAAGCAAACTAGTTTGGCGTCGCAACGTGAGCGAGCAATGACCGGACGAAACCCTACAACGGGAGTTATTGAAAGATACACAAGCGGGAGAAAGGCTGGTCAGCCAAAAATTCCTAGTGCTGCGACACGTTTTATTAGTTATAGAGATCAGTTGAACGCTATTCACCGTGCTCAGCTAATATTCAGGCGTAATGGTCATGCTGCATCTAAAGAGCCAATGAATATGGGTAAGCAAATAGGCGAGGGGTACAAACGAGGTGGTTTGGTCTATGGCAAACAAACAAACGCAGTCGCCATACTAGATAGAACCGGTGCTCCTATAACAACTTATGCGGATTTTTGAATATGAAACGCCAACCTAAGCTTTCTATCTTGCGCGGTCTGCTTTTTCTATTCGACATTGATAATGTTGATGACGTTGAAAGAGAAGAGATAATAGTTTCTAAAAACGTTAATGATGAGGCGGAGCTCGCTGAGTTGTTCGATATGCTAATGAGGCCAGAATTCACTGCCTATAGTGACAGTGATCGCGAGTGGTATATCGATACATTGATTTATTATTTGGGTTTGGAGGAGGACTTTAATTCTGTTTTTGATAAATTGACAACCTATTTTGATGACGAGGTTGAAGATCAACGGAAATTTATGCAGGTCCTTCTGGAATGCCTGTTGCGATATCAGGCTGAAATGAAATAAAAACTATGCGGTTCTAAAATAAATAAAATCCGTCCCGTTTTTTTTCAAGTTTGGTGGTAAAGATATTTCGTTTACGTTGTATCCGGTTAAGTGAGGAGTTATGCTTATTGATTTTGGTACTGGGCAGCCATATATACCGACGCCTTCATATTTTTTGGGGTGTTTCGATATTTATGATCGTGAAGAAACACTTGGAGAGGAATTGGAGAAGTTTAATCCGAATGATCCGTCGGATAGGGAGGAATTAATACTCAAGTATTGTCTGGTTAGAAAAAGTACCTATCGACATCGCTTTTTGCGTTATAAGTGTTTGGAAATGGCGCTTCAGGACAAAAGTTACGATTTTCAGTCGCTTTTTAAGTATGACCCAGAGGCATATTCCTCATTCCCCTGTGGGTGGGATGAAATGGAAAATACAAGAGTTTTTTTTGAAGATATTTATCGATTGGCAACTATCGAGTGGAAAGAAGACCTTCAAAAAGCCAGTCTTGAGGATCAATCCACTTGGTAGAGGACGTCTCAGTGCGGAAGCGAAATTTCCGGGCAGGCTCATCGGAAGTTTCCTTTAACTCGTAGCGGTATGTATGAGCTGGTGTAAAGGGTAAATATGTCCGTCCCGAATGGCACTTACTTAGCTGCTAACCACTTGAGCTGAAAGCAAAAAATGAAGAAGGGCTGGTCTTGGTCTACGGTGATAGTTGCGAACACACCCCGACGAACCAAGGACACAGCCCCAAATGAATCGTAGACGTGAAATTCTCCAGCATCAACAGCAACGTTTTCATCGACACGCTTCGGACTGTGATGCCTATGCGTTTTTCAATCTCCTCACGTCTCCCGAGCTCTTACAGCGCGTCGAGTCTGCACTGCCGGAATATCGGGAGCGTCTGTTTCCGCCGACTGAAACGCTGTCCATGTTTCTGGCTCAAGCAATGAGTGCCGACCGTTCCTGCCAGAACGCCGTCAACGACTTGTCGATTAAACGGTCATGTGGCGGCATGAAGCCCAGTAGCACTCGCACGGGCGCCTACTGCAAAGCCAGAAAACGCCTACCTGTGGAAATGGTTTCTACGCTGGTCAGGCACACCGGTGCTTCGATAAGTGATAACGCACCCTCGTCGTGGCGCTGGATGGGACGGCCTGTACGGTTGGTGGACGGCACGACGGTCAGCATGCCCGACACTGCGGCCAATCAGGGTGCCTATCCGCAGTCACGCGGCCAGAAAGTCGGTCTTGGTTTTCCCCTGTGTCGCGTGGTTGGCATCGTTTGCCTTTCCAGCGGCGCCGTCTTGGATGCCGCCCTTGGGCGCTTCCGAGGCAAAGGCGGCGATGAGCAAACGCTGCTCAGATCAATGCTCGACACGCTGAAAACAGGCGACATTTTATTGGGCGACGCTTACTACGCTACCTACTTCTTGCTGTGTGAGTTGCAACGAAGAGGTGTCGATGGCGTGTTCGAACAATACGGTGCTCGACGGCGCAGCACGGACTTTCGCCTAGGGCAAAGTCTGGGTTCGGAAGATCACCTGATCGAATTGAAAAAGCCTGCAAGAAGACCGCCGTGGATGAGTCAAACGCATTACGAACAGGCGCCTGAAAGACTGACAGTGCGAGAGCTGAAGGCGGGTGGAAAGACTTTGGTCACCACGTTGCATTGCCCGAAGCAGACACCCAAAACAGCTCTCAAATCGCTGTACAAGGGTCGATGGCATGTCGAGTTGGATCTGCGCAATCTCAAAGCTACGCTAGGACTTGGAAAGTTAAGCTGCAAAACCCCAGGCATGGCAGTCAAGGAGTTATGGGTCTATCTGTTGGCACACAATCTGATCCGAATGCTCATGGCGCAATCGGCTCTGTTAGCGGATTGCTTGCCTCGCGAACTGAGCTTCAAACACAGCCTTCAGCTATGGCTGGCTTTGCGACAATATGGCAGCCCCGAAGACGAGGATGGCCTGTCGAATTTATTGATGTTGATTGCTCAGAGGCGCGTCGGGAATCGGCCTGGTCGTATCGAGCCGCGAGCCATAAAACGAAGACCTCAAGCCTACCCCTTACTGACCAAACCGCGTCGGTCAGCAAGGGCAGATGTCAGGAAAAATGGGCACGCAAAACATGTTAAGTAAGTGCCATTCATGTCCGTCCCCTTTTTGATTTAGAAGTAAATGGATATATATCTTTTTTATCTGTTTGGTTGGGGAGGGTTTTGTTTGTGTTGAAAGTTATTGAAGAAGAAAAAACTACATCCTTGCTTGAACGAATGGATGACGCAGGCTGTGTTGTTAATTTTGTAGTGCTCTCTCTTGAGGAGAGTGTGAAGGTCAACGAATCGATTCATCGACAAGCCTTGGTCAGGCTTCACGAAAAACTCATGAAAGACTCATGGGATTGGCATAACAGTTTAATAAAGAATCCGGAATATAAAAGTTCTGGAGATCCTGCTATCAGCTGGGAGCTGGATAA
It encodes:
- a CDS encoding IS4 family transposase, translated to MNRRREILQHQQQRFHRHASDCDAYAFFNLLTSPELLQRVESALPEYRERLFPPTETLSMFLAQAMSADRSCQNAVNDLSIKRSCGGMKPSSTRTGAYCKARKRLPVEMVSTLVRHTGASISDNAPSSWRWMGRPVRLVDGTTVSMPDTAANQGAYPQSRGQKVGLGFPLCRVVGIVCLSSGAVLDAALGRFRGKGGDEQTLLRSMLDTLKTGDILLGDAYYATYFLLCELQRRGVDGVFEQYGARRRSTDFRLGQSLGSEDHLIELKKPARRPPWMSQTHYEQAPERLTVRELKAGGKTLVTTLHCPKQTPKTALKSLYKGRWHVELDLRNLKATLGLGKLSCKTPGMAVKELWVYLLAHNLIRMLMAQSALLADCLPRELSFKHSLQLWLALRQYGSPEDEDGLSNLLMLIAQRRVGNRPGRIEPRAIKRRPQAYPLLTKPRRSARADVRKNGHAKHVK